From the genome of Methanothrix soehngenii GP6:
AAGTCGTGAGGTTAGCTATTCATGCGATCGATCTTCTATCTTCTCGACAGCGCTCCCTACGGAAGCGAAAAGGCTTATGGCGTTCTCAATGCGGCAGCGGTGAGCATCAAGATGGATGTAAATCTGGGCCTGTACGCCGATGGGGTATATCTTGCCCTTGCCGGCCAGGACACCAGCCTTCTTGATGTGCCAAACCTCTCCGATATCCTCTATGCCTACCCCGAGCTGCGGGTCATGGCACATGAGCCCTCCCTGACGGAGAGGGGCCTCTTGAGCCGCGGGCTGGTGGAGAGGGTGGAGCTTGTGGATGAGGAGGATTTTATGAAGCAGGCCCTTGCTGCCGACGGTCTGATTGCACTATAAAGGTTGAATTATGGCAAATAGAGATATCTTCCTTTTGACCAAGCCGCCCCAGAGTGAACGGGCAGAGCTGTGCCTGCGCCTGATGGAGCACGGCGATGATCCAGTTCTCTATCTGGCGGGAGACGGTGTCTACAATCTTCTGGATGAAGCCCTCATGGAAAAATGGCCTGGAAAGGTTATGGCCTGCAAAGAGGACCTGGATGCGAGAGGTGTGCAGGCGGGAGAAGGGGTGAGGGTGCCTGAGGACTTCTACCAGCTGCTGGTGGAGGAGATGGTCGCAGAGGGCAGTCGGATTTATTCTTTCTAAGGAATTCGGATGTGATTAAAATATCAATGGATGGGGTTTTGGCAAGGAAGAACGGCAAGAAGGATTGCTACTACGAGTGGACCGTGGGATTTTGCCAGGTCAAGGTCGGAAAGTGCTCTATGGAAGTGAAAGGATTGGACGAATTATTTCATGATTACTTCGAGAAGGGAATGACGGCAGAGGAGATTGAGGGCCGTGAAATGATCAGGGAGGTAAGAAGGCAGAATTTCATTCCCGAGGATATCGAGGATCTTTATGAAGAGGCCCTCATAAAGGAGTACGAGAGATATTTTGAATCCAGGAAGAAATAAAGAAGATGGTTCGAGAGCATTTGACCGGCCAAAGAGATATGGCAGATTCCTATCCCCGCAGCTTCGTAAGACGGGGCAAATGCCTGGAGATGAGGTTTCTTGCTGAGTGCTCACTCTCAGACCTGGCCGCCCTGCAGTCTCTGGTAGTCAGCACCCTGCACGAGATTGAAATCTTCATGCCTCACGATGAGGAGTACCTCAGCCGGATATTCCAGACGGAACTTTCCGTCCTGGGGGTCCTGGCAGAGGAAAAGCTTGCCGCCTATAGCATAATTCGCTATCCAGGGATGGAGAAAGATAACCTGGGCCGGGATTTGAACCTGGCTGAAGAGGATCTGAAAAAACTCGCCCACCTCCAGGCCATCGCCGTCCACCCTCATTTCAGGGGATGCGGCCTGCAGCGGGAATTGGCCGCAGCCCACCTGCAGGTGCTGGAAAGCTCTGGGTATGAGCACATCTGCTGCACCGTATCCCCGAAAAATCCGGTCAGCCTGAATAACCTCCTCTCCTGCGGGTTCAGGGTCAGGGCACTGAATCCCAAGTTTGCCGGCTGGTGGAGATACATCCTCTATAAGAATGTAAACTGGCCGATGACCGGTACAGGTATGGCTGCCACCGGAGATGAAACCGCAATCACTTGCTTGAATATCGAGTGCCAGAGGGAGCTCATCCAGAGGGGCTACGAGGGATATCGAGTGGAATGGAAAGGGGAAAAATCTGAGATATTCTACAGAAAGAGAAGCACCTCCTCGATGGACAGCTCATCCCCCTTCATTCCATAGCCATTCCCACCAGGTCCACCAGGTCGATCACCTTCTCTCCTCCTCCCCCATCCCTTAGATTCCTGATGCACAGCGGGCAGGAGGTGACAATATAATCCACATCATCCGGCACATCCTCCAGCCTCCTCCTGGCCATCTGCAGAGATAGATCTTTATATC
Proteins encoded in this window:
- a CDS encoding DsrH/TusB family sulfur relay protein; the protein is MANRDIFLLTKPPQSERAELCLRLMEHGDDPVLYLAGDGVYNLLDEALMEKWPGKVMACKEDLDARGVQAGEGVRVPEDFYQLLVEEMVAEGSRIYSF
- a CDS encoding DsrE family protein — its product is MRSIFYLLDSAPYGSEKAYGVLNAAAVSIKMDVNLGLYADGVYLALAGQDTSLLDVPNLSDILYAYPELRVMAHEPSLTERGLLSRGLVERVELVDEEDFMKQALAADGLIAL
- a CDS encoding GNAT family N-acetyltransferase encodes the protein MADSYPRSFVRRGKCLEMRFLAECSLSDLAALQSLVVSTLHEIEIFMPHDEEYLSRIFQTELSVLGVLAEEKLAAYSIIRYPGMEKDNLGRDLNLAEEDLKKLAHLQAIAVHPHFRGCGLQRELAAAHLQVLESSGYEHICCTVSPKNPVSLNNLLSCGFRVRALNPKFAGWWRYILYKNVNWPMTGTGMAATGDETAITCLNIECQRELIQRGYEGYRVEWKGEKSEIFYRKRSTSSMDSSSPFIP